Proteins co-encoded in one Anguilla anguilla isolate fAngAng1 chromosome 16, fAngAng1.pri, whole genome shotgun sequence genomic window:
- the tle3a gene encoding transducin-like enhancer protein 3-A isoform X1 — protein sequence MYPQGRHPAPHQPGQPGFKFTVAESCDRIKDEFQFLQAQYHSLKVEYDKLANEKTEMQRHYVMYYEMSYGLNIEMHKQTEIAKRLNAILAQIMPFLSQEHQQQVAQAVERAKQVTMTELNAIIGVRGLPNLPLTQQQLQAQHLSHAAHGPPVQLPPHPSGLQPPGIPPVPGSGSGLLALGALGSQAHLPVKDEKNHHELEHRGQSSFHSPLAIPLIKERESSTNNSVSPPDSLRAGSEKHRGSSDYSLDSKKRKLEEKDSMSRYDSDGDKSDDLVVDVSNEDPATPRVSPAHSPPENGLDKSRPQQKKDAPNSPASVASSGSTPSSKTKEHVHVRAAAGNDKSTTPGLKSNTPTPRNDAPTPGTSTTPGLRPIVGKPPGMEALAPALRTPLSIAGSYATPFAMMGHPEMNGTLTSPGVYAGLHISPQMSAAAAAAYGRSPIAGFDPHPHMRAPGLPASLTSISGGKPAYSFHVSADGQMQPVPFPPDALIGPGIPRHARQINTLSHGEVVCAVTISNPTRHVYTGGKGCVKIWDISQPGSKSPVSQLDCLNRDNYIRSCKLLPDGRTLIVGGEASTLTIWDLASQTPRIKAELTSSAPACYALAISPDAKVCFSCCSDGNIAVWDLHNQTLVRQFQGHTDGASCIDISHDGTKLWTGGLDNTVRSWDLREGRQLQQHDFTSQIFSLGYCPTGEWLAVGMESSNVEVLHHTKPDKYQLHLHESCVLSLKFAYCGKWFVSTGKDNLLNAWRTPYGASIFQSKESSSVLSCDISADDKYIVTGSGDKKATVYEVIY from the exons acgGAGATTGCCAAACGGCTCAATGCGATCTTAGCTCAAATTATGCCTTTTTTGTCACAAGAG caccaACAGCAGGTTGCTCAGGCAGTTGAGCGTGCCAAGCAGGTGACCATGACCGAGCTGAATGCCATCATCGGGGTACGTGGACTTCCCAATCTGCCTCTCACC cagcagcagctccaggcgCAGCACCTGTCCCACGCGGCCCACGGGCCCCCCGTccagctgcccccccacccgtcGGGCCTGCAGCCGCCCGGCATCCCCCCCGTGCCCGGCTCGGGCTCCGGCCTGCTGGCCCTGGGGGCGCTGGGCAGCCAGGCCCACCTGCCCGTCAAGGACGAGAAGAACCACCACGAGCTGGAGCACAGAG gCCAATCATCCTTTCACTCCCCGCTGGCGATTCCTTTGATAAAAGAGCGCGAGTCGAGCACG AATAACTCGGTGTCCCCGCCGGACAGCCTGCGCGCGGGCAGTGAGAAGCACCGCGGCTCCTCTGACTACAGCCTGGACTCCAAGAAGCGcaagctggaggagaaggacaGCATGAGCCGATAT GACAGCGACGGGGACAAGAGCGATGACCTGGTGGTGGACGTGTCCAATGAG GATCCCGCCACCCCGCgcgtcagccccgcccactccccgcCAGAGAACGGCCTGGACAAGTCCCGCCCCCAACAGAAGAAAGACGCCCCCAACAGCCCCGCCTCCGTGGCCTCCTCCGGCAGCACCCCCTCCTCCAAGACCAAGGAGCACGTCCATGTACGCGCTGCAGCGGGG AATGACAAGTCCACCACGCCGGGGCTGAagtccaacacccccaccccacgcaACGATGCCCCCACCCCAGGCACCAGCACCACCCCGGGACTCCGACCCATCGTGGGCAAGCCCCCCGGCATGGAGGCATTAG CCCCCGCCCTCCGGACCCCGCTGTCCATCGCGGGCTCCTACGCCACCCCCTTCGCCATGATGGGGCACCCCGAAATGAACGGCACTCTGACCAGCCCTGGGGTGTACGCCGGCCTCCACATCTCCCCCCAGATGAGCGCCGCTGCAGCCGCCGCCTACGGGAGGAGCCCTATT GCCGGGTTCgatccccacccacacatgaGAGCGCCCGGCCTTCCCGCCAGCCTGACCTCCATCTCGGGCGGAAAACC GGCGTACTCCTTCCACGTGAGCGCTGACGGACAGATGCAGCCGGTGCCCTTTCCTCCGGACGCCCTGATTGGCCCGGGCATCCCGCGCCACGCCCGCCAGATCAACACGCTGAGCCACGGCGAGGTGGTGTGCGCCGTCACCATCAGCAACCCCACCCGCCACGTCTACACCGGCGGCAAGGGCTGCGTCAAGATCTGGGACATCAGCCAGCCCGGCAGCAAGAGCCCCGTGTCCCAGCTGGACTGCCTG AACCGGGATAACTACATCCGCTCCTGCAAGCTGCTGCCGGACGGCCGCACGCTGATCGTGGGCGGCGAGGCCAGCACGCTGACCATCTGGGACCTGGCCTCCCAGACGCCGCGCATCAAGGCCGAGCTCAcgtcctccgcccccgcctGCTACGCCCTGGCCATCAGCCCCGACGCCAAGGTCTGCTTCTCCTGCTGCAGCGACGGCAACATCGCCGTCTGGGACCTGCACAACCAGACGCTGGTCAG GCAGTTCCAGGGGCACACGGACGGCGCCAGCTGCATCGACATCTCCCACGACGGCACCAAGCTGTGGACCGGGGGCCTGGACAACACGGTGCGGTCCTGGGACCTGCGAGAGGGccggcagctgcagcagcacgACTTCACCTCCCAG ATCTTCTCCCTGGGCTACTGTCCGACGGGCGAGTGGCTGGCCGTGGGCATGGAGAGCAGCAACGTGGAGGTCCTGCACCACACCAAGCCCGACAAGTACCAGCTGCACCTGCACGAGAGCTGCGTGCTCTCCCTCAAGTTCGCCTACTGCG GTAAATGGTTTGTGAGCACTGGAAAGGACAACCTGCTCAACGCCTGGAGGACTCCGTACGGCGCCAGCATTTTCCAG TCAAAGGAGTCCTCGTCCGTCTTGAGCTGCGACATCTCTGCAGATGACAAGTACATCGTCACGGGCTCCGGGGACAAGAAGGCCACAGTGTATGAAGTCATCTACTAG
- the tle3a gene encoding transducin-like enhancer protein 3-A isoform X7, producing MYPQGRHPAPHQPGQPGFKFTVAESCDRIKDEFQFLQAQYHSLKVEYDKLANEKTEMQRHYVMYYEMSYGLNIEMHKQTEIAKRLNAILAQIMPFLSQEHQQQVAQAVERAKQVTMTELNAIIGVRGLPNLPLTQQQLQAQHLSHAAHGPPVQLPPHPSGLQPPGIPPVPGSGSGLLALGALGSQAHLPVKDEKNHHELEHRERESSTNNSVSPPDSLRAGSEKHRGSSDYSLDSKKRKLEEKDSMSRYDSDGDKSDDLVVDVSNEDPATPRVSPAHSPPENGLDKSRPQQKKDAPNSPASVASSGSTPSSKTKEHVHNDKSTTPGLKSNTPTPRNDAPTPGTSTTPGLRPIVGKPPGMEALAPALRTPLSIAGSYATPFAMMGHPEMNGTLTSPGVYAGLHISPQMSAAAAAAYGRSPIAGFDPHPHMRAPGLPASLTSISGGKPAYSFHVSADGQMQPVPFPPDALIGPGIPRHARQINTLSHGEVVCAVTISNPTRHVYTGGKGCVKIWDISQPGSKSPVSQLDCLNRDNYIRSCKLLPDGRTLIVGGEASTLTIWDLASQTPRIKAELTSSAPACYALAISPDAKVCFSCCSDGNIAVWDLHNQTLVRQFQGHTDGASCIDISHDGTKLWTGGLDNTVRSWDLREGRQLQQHDFTSQIFSLGYCPTGEWLAVGMESSNVEVLHHTKPDKYQLHLHESCVLSLKFAYCGKWFVSTGKDNLLNAWRTPYGASIFQSKESSSVLSCDISADDKYIVTGSGDKKATVYEVIY from the exons acgGAGATTGCCAAACGGCTCAATGCGATCTTAGCTCAAATTATGCCTTTTTTGTCACAAGAG caccaACAGCAGGTTGCTCAGGCAGTTGAGCGTGCCAAGCAGGTGACCATGACCGAGCTGAATGCCATCATCGGGGTACGTGGACTTCCCAATCTGCCTCTCACC cagcagcagctccaggcgCAGCACCTGTCCCACGCGGCCCACGGGCCCCCCGTccagctgcccccccacccgtcGGGCCTGCAGCCGCCCGGCATCCCCCCCGTGCCCGGCTCGGGCTCCGGCCTGCTGGCCCTGGGGGCGCTGGGCAGCCAGGCCCACCTGCCCGTCAAGGACGAGAAGAACCACCACGAGCTGGAGCACAGAG AGCGCGAGTCGAGCACG AATAACTCGGTGTCCCCGCCGGACAGCCTGCGCGCGGGCAGTGAGAAGCACCGCGGCTCCTCTGACTACAGCCTGGACTCCAAGAAGCGcaagctggaggagaaggacaGCATGAGCCGATAT GACAGCGACGGGGACAAGAGCGATGACCTGGTGGTGGACGTGTCCAATGAG GATCCCGCCACCCCGCgcgtcagccccgcccactccccgcCAGAGAACGGCCTGGACAAGTCCCGCCCCCAACAGAAGAAAGACGCCCCCAACAGCCCCGCCTCCGTGGCCTCCTCCGGCAGCACCCCCTCCTCCAAGACCAAGGAGCACGTCCAT AATGACAAGTCCACCACGCCGGGGCTGAagtccaacacccccaccccacgcaACGATGCCCCCACCCCAGGCACCAGCACCACCCCGGGACTCCGACCCATCGTGGGCAAGCCCCCCGGCATGGAGGCATTAG CCCCCGCCCTCCGGACCCCGCTGTCCATCGCGGGCTCCTACGCCACCCCCTTCGCCATGATGGGGCACCCCGAAATGAACGGCACTCTGACCAGCCCTGGGGTGTACGCCGGCCTCCACATCTCCCCCCAGATGAGCGCCGCTGCAGCCGCCGCCTACGGGAGGAGCCCTATT GCCGGGTTCgatccccacccacacatgaGAGCGCCCGGCCTTCCCGCCAGCCTGACCTCCATCTCGGGCGGAAAACC GGCGTACTCCTTCCACGTGAGCGCTGACGGACAGATGCAGCCGGTGCCCTTTCCTCCGGACGCCCTGATTGGCCCGGGCATCCCGCGCCACGCCCGCCAGATCAACACGCTGAGCCACGGCGAGGTGGTGTGCGCCGTCACCATCAGCAACCCCACCCGCCACGTCTACACCGGCGGCAAGGGCTGCGTCAAGATCTGGGACATCAGCCAGCCCGGCAGCAAGAGCCCCGTGTCCCAGCTGGACTGCCTG AACCGGGATAACTACATCCGCTCCTGCAAGCTGCTGCCGGACGGCCGCACGCTGATCGTGGGCGGCGAGGCCAGCACGCTGACCATCTGGGACCTGGCCTCCCAGACGCCGCGCATCAAGGCCGAGCTCAcgtcctccgcccccgcctGCTACGCCCTGGCCATCAGCCCCGACGCCAAGGTCTGCTTCTCCTGCTGCAGCGACGGCAACATCGCCGTCTGGGACCTGCACAACCAGACGCTGGTCAG GCAGTTCCAGGGGCACACGGACGGCGCCAGCTGCATCGACATCTCCCACGACGGCACCAAGCTGTGGACCGGGGGCCTGGACAACACGGTGCGGTCCTGGGACCTGCGAGAGGGccggcagctgcagcagcacgACTTCACCTCCCAG ATCTTCTCCCTGGGCTACTGTCCGACGGGCGAGTGGCTGGCCGTGGGCATGGAGAGCAGCAACGTGGAGGTCCTGCACCACACCAAGCCCGACAAGTACCAGCTGCACCTGCACGAGAGCTGCGTGCTCTCCCTCAAGTTCGCCTACTGCG GTAAATGGTTTGTGAGCACTGGAAAGGACAACCTGCTCAACGCCTGGAGGACTCCGTACGGCGCCAGCATTTTCCAG TCAAAGGAGTCCTCGTCCGTCTTGAGCTGCGACATCTCTGCAGATGACAAGTACATCGTCACGGGCTCCGGGGACAAGAAGGCCACAGTGTATGAAGTCATCTACTAG
- the tle3a gene encoding transducin-like enhancer protein 3-A isoform X11, translating into MYPQGRHPAPHQPGQPGFKFTVAESCDRIKDEFQFLQAQYHSLKVEYDKLANEKTEMQRHYVMYYEMSYGLNIEMHKQTEIAKRLNAILAQIMPFLSQEHQQQVAQAVERAKQVTMTELNAIIGVRGLPNLPLTQQQQVVYPALMQQQLQAQHLSHAAHGPPVQLPPHPSGLQPPGIPPVPGSGSGLLALGALGSQAHLPVKDEKNHHELEHRERESSTNNSVSPPDSLRAGSEKHRGSSDYSLDSKKRKLEEKDSMSRYDSDGDKSDDLVVDVSNEDPATPRVSPAHSPPENGLDKSRPQQKKDAPNSPASVASSGSTPSSKTKEHVHNDKSTTPGLKSNTPTPRNDAPTPGTSTTPGLRPIVGKPPGMEALAPALRTPLSIAGSYATPFAMMGHPEMNGTLTSPGVYAGLHISPQMSAAAAAAYGRSPIAGFDPHPHMRAPGLPASLTSISGGKPAYSFHVSADGQMQPVPFPPDALIGPGIPRHARQINTLSHGEVVCAVTISNPTRHVYTGGKGCVKIWDISQPGSKSPVSQLDCLNRDNYIRSCKLLPDGRTLIVGGEASTLTIWDLASQTPRIKAELTSSAPACYALAISPDAKVCFSCCSDGNIAVWDLHNQTLVRQFQGHTDGASCIDISHDGTKLWTGGLDNTVRSWDLREGRQLQQHDFTSQIFSLGYCPTGEWLAVGMESSNVEVLHHTKPDKYQLHLHESCVLSLKFAYCGKWFVSTGKDNLLNAWRTPYGASIFQSKESSSVLSCDISADDKYIVTGSGDKKATVYEVIY; encoded by the exons acgGAGATTGCCAAACGGCTCAATGCGATCTTAGCTCAAATTATGCCTTTTTTGTCACAAGAG caccaACAGCAGGTTGCTCAGGCAGTTGAGCGTGCCAAGCAGGTGACCATGACCGAGCTGAATGCCATCATCGGGGTACGTGGACTTCCCAATCTGCCTCTCACC cagcagcagcaggtcgTCTACCCCGCCCTCATG cagcagcagctccaggcgCAGCACCTGTCCCACGCGGCCCACGGGCCCCCCGTccagctgcccccccacccgtcGGGCCTGCAGCCGCCCGGCATCCCCCCCGTGCCCGGCTCGGGCTCCGGCCTGCTGGCCCTGGGGGCGCTGGGCAGCCAGGCCCACCTGCCCGTCAAGGACGAGAAGAACCACCACGAGCTGGAGCACAGAG AGCGCGAGTCGAGCACG AATAACTCGGTGTCCCCGCCGGACAGCCTGCGCGCGGGCAGTGAGAAGCACCGCGGCTCCTCTGACTACAGCCTGGACTCCAAGAAGCGcaagctggaggagaaggacaGCATGAGCCGATAT GACAGCGACGGGGACAAGAGCGATGACCTGGTGGTGGACGTGTCCAATGAG GATCCCGCCACCCCGCgcgtcagccccgcccactccccgcCAGAGAACGGCCTGGACAAGTCCCGCCCCCAACAGAAGAAAGACGCCCCCAACAGCCCCGCCTCCGTGGCCTCCTCCGGCAGCACCCCCTCCTCCAAGACCAAGGAGCACGTCCAT AATGACAAGTCCACCACGCCGGGGCTGAagtccaacacccccaccccacgcaACGATGCCCCCACCCCAGGCACCAGCACCACCCCGGGACTCCGACCCATCGTGGGCAAGCCCCCCGGCATGGAGGCATTAG CCCCCGCCCTCCGGACCCCGCTGTCCATCGCGGGCTCCTACGCCACCCCCTTCGCCATGATGGGGCACCCCGAAATGAACGGCACTCTGACCAGCCCTGGGGTGTACGCCGGCCTCCACATCTCCCCCCAGATGAGCGCCGCTGCAGCCGCCGCCTACGGGAGGAGCCCTATT GCCGGGTTCgatccccacccacacatgaGAGCGCCCGGCCTTCCCGCCAGCCTGACCTCCATCTCGGGCGGAAAACC GGCGTACTCCTTCCACGTGAGCGCTGACGGACAGATGCAGCCGGTGCCCTTTCCTCCGGACGCCCTGATTGGCCCGGGCATCCCGCGCCACGCCCGCCAGATCAACACGCTGAGCCACGGCGAGGTGGTGTGCGCCGTCACCATCAGCAACCCCACCCGCCACGTCTACACCGGCGGCAAGGGCTGCGTCAAGATCTGGGACATCAGCCAGCCCGGCAGCAAGAGCCCCGTGTCCCAGCTGGACTGCCTG AACCGGGATAACTACATCCGCTCCTGCAAGCTGCTGCCGGACGGCCGCACGCTGATCGTGGGCGGCGAGGCCAGCACGCTGACCATCTGGGACCTGGCCTCCCAGACGCCGCGCATCAAGGCCGAGCTCAcgtcctccgcccccgcctGCTACGCCCTGGCCATCAGCCCCGACGCCAAGGTCTGCTTCTCCTGCTGCAGCGACGGCAACATCGCCGTCTGGGACCTGCACAACCAGACGCTGGTCAG GCAGTTCCAGGGGCACACGGACGGCGCCAGCTGCATCGACATCTCCCACGACGGCACCAAGCTGTGGACCGGGGGCCTGGACAACACGGTGCGGTCCTGGGACCTGCGAGAGGGccggcagctgcagcagcacgACTTCACCTCCCAG ATCTTCTCCCTGGGCTACTGTCCGACGGGCGAGTGGCTGGCCGTGGGCATGGAGAGCAGCAACGTGGAGGTCCTGCACCACACCAAGCCCGACAAGTACCAGCTGCACCTGCACGAGAGCTGCGTGCTCTCCCTCAAGTTCGCCTACTGCG GTAAATGGTTTGTGAGCACTGGAAAGGACAACCTGCTCAACGCCTGGAGGACTCCGTACGGCGCCAGCATTTTCCAG TCAAAGGAGTCCTCGTCCGTCTTGAGCTGCGACATCTCTGCAGATGACAAGTACATCGTCACGGGCTCCGGGGACAAGAAGGCCACAGTGTATGAAGTCATCTACTAG
- the tle3a gene encoding transducin-like enhancer protein 3-A isoform X6, producing the protein MYPQGRHPAPHQPGQPGFKFTVAESCDRIKDEFQFLQAQYHSLKVEYDKLANEKTEMQRHYVMYYEMSYGLNIEMHKQTEIAKRLNAILAQIMPFLSQEHQQQVAQAVERAKQVTMTELNAIIGVRGLPNLPLTQQQLQAQHLSHAAHGPPVQLPPHPSGLQPPGIPPVPGSGSGLLALGALGSQAHLPVKDEKNHHELEHRERESSTNNSVSPPDSLRAGSEKHRGSSDYSLDSKKRKLEEKDSMSRYDSDGDKSDDLVVDVSNEDPATPRVSPAHSPPENGLDKSRPQQKKDAPNSPASVASSGSTPSSKTKEHVHVRAAAGNDKSTTPGLKSNTPTPRNDAPTPGTSTTPGLRPIVGKPPGMEALAPALRTPLSIAGSYATPFAMMGHPEMNGTLTSPGVYAGLHISPQMSAAAAAAYGRSPIAGFDPHPHMRAPGLPASLTSISGGKPAYSFHVSADGQMQPVPFPPDALIGPGIPRHARQINTLSHGEVVCAVTISNPTRHVYTGGKGCVKIWDISQPGSKSPVSQLDCLNRDNYIRSCKLLPDGRTLIVGGEASTLTIWDLASQTPRIKAELTSSAPACYALAISPDAKVCFSCCSDGNIAVWDLHNQTLVRQFQGHTDGASCIDISHDGTKLWTGGLDNTVRSWDLREGRQLQQHDFTSQIFSLGYCPTGEWLAVGMESSNVEVLHHTKPDKYQLHLHESCVLSLKFAYCGKWFVSTGKDNLLNAWRTPYGASIFQSKESSSVLSCDISADDKYIVTGSGDKKATVYEVIY; encoded by the exons acgGAGATTGCCAAACGGCTCAATGCGATCTTAGCTCAAATTATGCCTTTTTTGTCACAAGAG caccaACAGCAGGTTGCTCAGGCAGTTGAGCGTGCCAAGCAGGTGACCATGACCGAGCTGAATGCCATCATCGGGGTACGTGGACTTCCCAATCTGCCTCTCACC cagcagcagctccaggcgCAGCACCTGTCCCACGCGGCCCACGGGCCCCCCGTccagctgcccccccacccgtcGGGCCTGCAGCCGCCCGGCATCCCCCCCGTGCCCGGCTCGGGCTCCGGCCTGCTGGCCCTGGGGGCGCTGGGCAGCCAGGCCCACCTGCCCGTCAAGGACGAGAAGAACCACCACGAGCTGGAGCACAGAG AGCGCGAGTCGAGCACG AATAACTCGGTGTCCCCGCCGGACAGCCTGCGCGCGGGCAGTGAGAAGCACCGCGGCTCCTCTGACTACAGCCTGGACTCCAAGAAGCGcaagctggaggagaaggacaGCATGAGCCGATAT GACAGCGACGGGGACAAGAGCGATGACCTGGTGGTGGACGTGTCCAATGAG GATCCCGCCACCCCGCgcgtcagccccgcccactccccgcCAGAGAACGGCCTGGACAAGTCCCGCCCCCAACAGAAGAAAGACGCCCCCAACAGCCCCGCCTCCGTGGCCTCCTCCGGCAGCACCCCCTCCTCCAAGACCAAGGAGCACGTCCATGTACGCGCTGCAGCGGGG AATGACAAGTCCACCACGCCGGGGCTGAagtccaacacccccaccccacgcaACGATGCCCCCACCCCAGGCACCAGCACCACCCCGGGACTCCGACCCATCGTGGGCAAGCCCCCCGGCATGGAGGCATTAG CCCCCGCCCTCCGGACCCCGCTGTCCATCGCGGGCTCCTACGCCACCCCCTTCGCCATGATGGGGCACCCCGAAATGAACGGCACTCTGACCAGCCCTGGGGTGTACGCCGGCCTCCACATCTCCCCCCAGATGAGCGCCGCTGCAGCCGCCGCCTACGGGAGGAGCCCTATT GCCGGGTTCgatccccacccacacatgaGAGCGCCCGGCCTTCCCGCCAGCCTGACCTCCATCTCGGGCGGAAAACC GGCGTACTCCTTCCACGTGAGCGCTGACGGACAGATGCAGCCGGTGCCCTTTCCTCCGGACGCCCTGATTGGCCCGGGCATCCCGCGCCACGCCCGCCAGATCAACACGCTGAGCCACGGCGAGGTGGTGTGCGCCGTCACCATCAGCAACCCCACCCGCCACGTCTACACCGGCGGCAAGGGCTGCGTCAAGATCTGGGACATCAGCCAGCCCGGCAGCAAGAGCCCCGTGTCCCAGCTGGACTGCCTG AACCGGGATAACTACATCCGCTCCTGCAAGCTGCTGCCGGACGGCCGCACGCTGATCGTGGGCGGCGAGGCCAGCACGCTGACCATCTGGGACCTGGCCTCCCAGACGCCGCGCATCAAGGCCGAGCTCAcgtcctccgcccccgcctGCTACGCCCTGGCCATCAGCCCCGACGCCAAGGTCTGCTTCTCCTGCTGCAGCGACGGCAACATCGCCGTCTGGGACCTGCACAACCAGACGCTGGTCAG GCAGTTCCAGGGGCACACGGACGGCGCCAGCTGCATCGACATCTCCCACGACGGCACCAAGCTGTGGACCGGGGGCCTGGACAACACGGTGCGGTCCTGGGACCTGCGAGAGGGccggcagctgcagcagcacgACTTCACCTCCCAG ATCTTCTCCCTGGGCTACTGTCCGACGGGCGAGTGGCTGGCCGTGGGCATGGAGAGCAGCAACGTGGAGGTCCTGCACCACACCAAGCCCGACAAGTACCAGCTGCACCTGCACGAGAGCTGCGTGCTCTCCCTCAAGTTCGCCTACTGCG GTAAATGGTTTGTGAGCACTGGAAAGGACAACCTGCTCAACGCCTGGAGGACTCCGTACGGCGCCAGCATTTTCCAG TCAAAGGAGTCCTCGTCCGTCTTGAGCTGCGACATCTCTGCAGATGACAAGTACATCGTCACGGGCTCCGGGGACAAGAAGGCCACAGTGTATGAAGTCATCTACTAG